The following nucleotide sequence is from Dehalogenimonas formicexedens.
AGGAGGCTGAGGCCGAGATTCGCCGCAAGGCCTTCAAAGGCTTCCAAATCGACGATCAAATGGTTTCGCTGGCCAAGCCCGACGCCATCATCATGCACTGCCTTCCCGCCCATTACGGTGAAGAGGTCGCCGAGGGCCTCCTCAACAGCCCTCAATCGGTCGTCTTCGACCAGGCGGAGAACCGGCTCCACGTCCAGAAGGCGCTCCTCGCCGATATGCTCGGCGGCCTGTGTTTCCCCTGGCCCGGCTGATTTATGGAGACGGTAATTGAGGTCATGGGGTTGATCGGTGTTGCGGCGGCGCGTCAGTCGCCAGTTTTCGTTTGTTCCCGGTTCCTATCAAACACCCATCCTGTTTTATCCCCTCTTTCTTTACGGGAGAGGGTCGGGGGTGAGGGCTTGAGTAAAGAATTAAAGGAGAGGGGGATCGGCGACAGTCGATGACCAGCCAACCTTCCGTTGCCATCGTCGGCCGCCAGAACGTCGGCAAGTCCACCCTGCTAAACCGGTTGACGGGCCGCCGCCAGGCCATCACCGAGGATTTGCCCGGCACCACCCGCGACCGGCTGTACATCCCCATGAACCATGCCGGACGGGACTTCGAACTGGTCGATACCGGCGGCATGGAGCCCCTGCCGCAGGATACCATCGCCCGTTCCGTCAACGACCAGGTGCGTTCCGCCATGAAAGCCGCCAGTGTCGTCGTCTTCCTGGTGGATGCGAAGGCCGGACTCACCCCCCAGGACCATGAAATCGCCGACGAGGTCAGGAAGAGCGGTAAGCCGGTCGTCCTCGCCGTAAACAAAGCCGATAACGCCAGATTATCCCTCCATGCCGCCGAATTTCACTCTCTGGGCTTCGGCGAACCCATGCCGGTGTCGGCTTTCCACGGCCGCGGCGTCGAGGACCTGCTCGACCGCGTCGTCGAACTCCTGCCGGAACCCGAAGCCGTCGCCAAGGCCGCGCCGGGCCTGCGCATCGCCATCGCCGGCCGCGCTAATGTCGGGAAATCTTCCCTCTTGAACGCTTTAGTCGGCGCGGAACGAATGATAGTCTCGCCCATTCCCGGGACAACCAGGGACTCTATTGATACACCTATTGACACCGCCAGCGGTTCTGTGGTACTTATAGACACCGCTGGCATAAGGCGCCGGGGCAAGATAGAACGTGGCGTTGAGGAATACAGCGTCATCCGCTCCCTGAACGCCATTGACCGCGCCGACATTGTTTTAATTGTTTTAGATGCCAGCGAACCGGCGACCGCCCAGGACACCCACATCGCCGGATACGCTCGGGATCAGGGCCGGGGGTTAATCCTTGTCGTCAACAAGACCGATCTCCTAGAAAATGTGGACATGACTGAATACGACCGTAACATGGCCGCCCGGTTCAAGTTCATTCCCTACGCGGAACGCCTTTACGTCTCAGCTCGCACCGGCGACGGCGTAGACCGGGTCATCCCCACCTCCTTCGAAATCCAATCGGAACGCGCCAAGCGCATCCCTACCCCGGATCTGAACAGCCTGGTGCGTCAGGCGCTGGCCCGCCATGCCCCGCCGAGTGCCGGGGGCAAGCTCTTGAAAGTCCTTTACGCCACTCAGGTGGGCGTCTGTCCGCCGGAGATCGTGTTCTTCGTCAACGACCCGAAGCTCGTCCATTTCTCTTTCGAGCGTTTTCTGGAAAACCGGCTCCGCGAGGTCTTCGGTTTTGCCGGAACGCCGATCAAGTTCACGTTCAAATCCCGAGGTGAATAAATTATGCTAGTCATCGAGCTTTTGCTTGTAGCCATAACCGCTTACCTCATCGGCAGCATCCCATTCGGCTATCTCATCGCCCGGCGTAAAGCCAACGTCGATATCACCTCCATCGGCAGCGGTCGAATCGGCGCTACCAACGTATTACGCACCCTCGGGCGCAAGATGGCCATCCTGGTCGCCGGACTGGATCTGCTCAAGGGCATCACGGCCGTGTTGCTGGCCGGTGTCGTCATCGGCCACAATTACATTTTAGTCGGTGATTACCACGTGAGTATCCTGACCGCCCAGGTAATTGCCGCCCTGGCTGCGGTTATCGGCCACATTTTCCCCATCTTTAACCATTTCAAAGGCGGCCGGGGGGTGGCGACTTTCTTCGGCGGGTTCATCGCATTGTATCCCCTCGCTGCGATTTTCGGCGGCGAGGTCTTTATCATCGGAGCCGGACTGACCGGTTTCGCCTCGCTCGGCAGCATCGCCGGGGTCGCCGGAGCATACGCCGTGATGATTCCTCTTTCACTCCATTCCGGCCTTCCCATCGAATATCTCTTCTACTCGCTCATCGGCTCCACGATCATCGTGATCATGCACCGCGACAACATCCAGCGGCTGATTGCCGGCAAAGAGCGCTCTTTCACCGAAAAAGCCAGTTGAATGAGCCGTTCGAGGCCGGGTTCCCAATGTTGGAAGTGGTAATATGCCCAAGGTCGTAATTGTCGGCGCCACCACCTGGGGAATAACCTTAGCCGCCGTCCTTGCCCGCAAGGATGGGGACCTGAGAATACTCACCCGGACCGAGGAAGAAGCCAGCCTGACCCGCGATAGCGTTTTCAGGACGCCTCGCCTGCCTGACGGCTTTATTCTGCCGCCGGGGATTACCGTCACCGCGGATACATCCTTAGCCATGAAAGACGCCGACGCGGTTATTATGGCCGTTCCGTCTCAGGCAATGAGACTCAACACCAGGCAGGTCGCGCCTTATATCGGTAAACGGACGCTCATCATCAGCGCGGGTAAAGGCCTCGAGATTGAGACCGGCAAGCGCATGTCCGAAGTTATCTCCGACGAGACGCGCAAGGAGCACCACGCCAACATCTGCGTCCTCTCCGGACCGAACCTGGCCTGGGAAATCCTGGCCGGCAGACCCGCGGTCACTGTGATCGCCGCTGAAAAAGAGACCCGCGCCCGCCGTGGCGTCAGGCTGGTGACGGTGCCCAATTTCTGCGCCTTTACCAACACCGATGTCGTCGGCGTGGAACTTGGCGGTGCTCTCAAAAACATCATCGCCCTGGGAGCCGGCATCGTCGACGGATTGGGCTACGGTGATAATACCAAGGCTGCTTTGTTGACCCGGGGCCTGACCGAGATCACCGCGCTGGCAACGGCGTTGGGCGCCAACCCTTTGACCCTCGCCGGTCTGGCCGGGCAGGGCGACCTGATCGCTACCTGTTCCAGCAAGCTTTCCCGCAACCACCAGGTCGGTGAGCGGCTGACCCGGGGGGAATCGCTTAAAGACATTCAGGCCAAAATGAACGGCATCGCCGAGGGTGTATCGACCACCCTCGTCGCCTGGAACCTGGCCCAGAAATTGGGCATCGAGATGCCCATTACCGACCGGCTGTACCGGGTACTATACCAGGGTGAAG
It contains:
- a CDS encoding NAD(P)H-dependent glycerol-3-phosphate dehydrogenase, which produces MPKVVIVGATTWGITLAAVLARKDGDLRILTRTEEEASLTRDSVFRTPRLPDGFILPPGITVTADTSLAMKDADAVIMAVPSQAMRLNTRQVAPYIGKRTLIISAGKGLEIETGKRMSEVISDETRKEHHANICVLSGPNLAWEILAGRPAVTVIAAEKETRARRGVRLVTVPNFCAFTNTDVVGVELGGALKNIIALGAGIVDGLGYGDNTKAALLTRGLTEITALATALGANPLTLAGLAGQGDLIATCSSKLSRNHQVGERLTRGESLKDIQAKMNGIAEGVSTTLVAWNLAQKLGIEMPITDRLYRVLYQGEDVRVAVKELMVVTASHELAGRKWGLFSLFRRRKTPETRL
- the der gene encoding ribosome biogenesis GTPase Der, whose amino-acid sequence is MTSQPSVAIVGRQNVGKSTLLNRLTGRRQAITEDLPGTTRDRLYIPMNHAGRDFELVDTGGMEPLPQDTIARSVNDQVRSAMKAASVVVFLVDAKAGLTPQDHEIADEVRKSGKPVVLAVNKADNARLSLHAAEFHSLGFGEPMPVSAFHGRGVEDLLDRVVELLPEPEAVAKAAPGLRIAIAGRANVGKSSLLNALVGAERMIVSPIPGTTRDSIDTPIDTASGSVVLIDTAGIRRRGKIERGVEEYSVIRSLNAIDRADIVLIVLDASEPATAQDTHIAGYARDQGRGLILVVNKTDLLENVDMTEYDRNMAARFKFIPYAERLYVSARTGDGVDRVIPTSFEIQSERAKRIPTPDLNSLVRQALARHAPPSAGGKLLKVLYATQVGVCPPEIVFFVNDPKLVHFSFERFLENRLREVFGFAGTPIKFTFKSRGE
- the plsY gene encoding glycerol-3-phosphate 1-O-acyltransferase PlsY; translated protein: MLVIELLLVAITAYLIGSIPFGYLIARRKANVDITSIGSGRIGATNVLRTLGRKMAILVAGLDLLKGITAVLLAGVVIGHNYILVGDYHVSILTAQVIAALAAVIGHIFPIFNHFKGGRGVATFFGGFIALYPLAAIFGGEVFIIGAGLTGFASLGSIAGVAGAYAVMIPLSLHSGLPIEYLFYSLIGSTIIVIMHRDNIQRLIAGKERSFTEKAS